TGTGCGCACAAGGTTTTTCGACGATTTCTTCCAGTCGTCCTGTACCGACGGGATCCGCCAGGCCGTGATCGCGGCCGCCGGTCTGGACACCCGGGCCTACCGGCTGTCCTGGCCCGCGAGTGCCGTGGTGTTCGAGGTCGACCAGCCCGCGGTGATCGAGTTCAAGACCCGCACGCTCGCCGAGCTGGGTGCCGAACCCGCCGCAGGCCGGCGCACCGTCGCCATCGATCTGCGCGAGGACTGGCCCGCGGCCCTGCGTGATGCCGGCTTCGACCCGCAGCAGCCCACTGCCTGGATCGCCGAAGGTCTGCTGATCTATCTGCCGCCCGAGGCCCAGGACCGGCTGCTGGACAACATCACCGCGCTGTCGGCGCCGGGCAGCCGGCTGGCCACCGAGCACATGGATCAGCACATGCTCACCGAAGGCGTCACCAAGCGGCTCAGCGAGTGGTCGCGGCGGGTGGGCAGCGCGGTCGATGTGACGGACCTCTTCTACACCGGTGACCGCAATGCAGCGGGCGACTACCTGCGCGGGCTGGGCTGGCAGGTCACGGTGCAGACG
This region of Mycolicibacterium goodii genomic DNA includes:
- a CDS encoding class I SAM-dependent methyltransferase: MARTDGDTWDLATSVGSTATGVAAMRALATRQPDPLIDDPFADALVKAVGLEHCIELANGELCVEGDPMLDLQRMCEQIAVRTRFFDDFFQSSCTDGIRQAVIAAAGLDTRAYRLSWPASAVVFEVDQPAVIEFKTRTLAELGAEPAAGRRTVAIDLREDWPAALRDAGFDPQQPTAWIAEGLLIYLPPEAQDRLLDNITALSAPGSRLATEHMDQHMLTEGVTKRLSEWSRRVGSAVDVTDLFYTGDRNAAGDYLRGLGWQVTVQTSREAYAGHGFEYPEEMAELSGDSGYLSAHLR